One segment of Thermococcus profundus DNA contains the following:
- the trm10 gene encoding tRNA (guanine(9)-/adenine(9)-N1)-methyltransferase, giving the protein MMTLADVFREALRERGIESIGTLSKRFRKSKNKLQDIAIEIVHGKGAIFRVPEKTVVAWDLDGNRVDGSYYAYAPLCMKEKFEPVLTPEELRSKLPNWPYFIIDLYHWEKHTQKEKGKICLQVTQSYGLLRDYFTGSELAVTWANDEFKKMFNGPLDRITIYEGPTAEFLKGKGIDEVVLLDPWAEEVLNEKDFGVKAFIIGGIVDTGGTKKKTTPKIGEELENAGIKVRRRKIVLKGDIVGVPDRINRILGIILKMMVEGKDMDRAVYEMQEPLHARWRLRKELPKHAIRYKVDGRIYRVVEKELFDEYSRWLKIRWEDFVKVLRELGLIALERKRIHHLNKISNPRIINGRLYRVILLKRAAMLCYNC; this is encoded by the coding sequence ATGATGACGCTCGCCGACGTCTTCAGAGAGGCCCTCAGGGAAAGGGGCATAGAGAGCATAGGAACCCTATCAAAGCGCTTCAGGAAATCTAAAAACAAGCTCCAGGACATTGCGATAGAGATAGTTCACGGGAAGGGAGCAATCTTCAGGGTTCCGGAGAAGACGGTGGTGGCCTGGGATCTCGACGGAAACCGCGTTGATGGCTCTTATTACGCTTACGCTCCGCTCTGCATGAAGGAGAAGTTCGAACCTGTCCTTACGCCTGAGGAACTTCGCTCGAAGCTTCCAAACTGGCCGTACTTCATAATCGACCTCTACCACTGGGAGAAGCACACACAAAAGGAGAAGGGCAAGATCTGCCTGCAGGTTACGCAGAGCTACGGTCTCTTGAGGGATTACTTCACCGGGAGCGAGCTGGCCGTCACCTGGGCCAACGACGAGTTCAAAAAGATGTTCAACGGCCCTCTCGACAGGATAACCATCTACGAAGGGCCAACCGCGGAATTCCTGAAGGGGAAGGGAATAGACGAGGTCGTCCTCCTCGACCCTTGGGCAGAGGAAGTTCTGAATGAGAAAGATTTTGGAGTTAAGGCTTTCATAATCGGCGGCATTGTCGATACCGGGGGCACCAAGAAGAAGACAACCCCGAAGATCGGTGAAGAGCTTGAGAACGCTGGAATAAAGGTTCGCAGGAGAAAGATCGTTCTGAAGGGGGACATTGTTGGCGTCCCCGACAGGATAAACCGTATCCTCGGCATAATCCTGAAGATGATGGTGGAAGGGAAGGACATGGACAGGGCAGTTTACGAGATGCAGGAACCCCTCCATGCGCGCTGGCGCCTCAGGAAGGAGCTGCCAAAACACGCCATCCGCTATAAAGTGGACGGGAGGATCTACCGCGTCGTGGAGAAGGAGCTCTTCGACGAGTACTCCAGATGGCTGAAAATCCGCTGGGAGGACTTCGTGAAGGTTCTCCGCGAGCTCGGCCTTATTGCCCTGGAGAGGAAGAGGATCCACCACCTCAACAAGATATCCAATCCGCGGATAATCAACGGCAGGCTCTACAGGGTCATACTCCTAAAGAGAGCCGCGATGCTGTGCTACAACTGCTGA
- a CDS encoding coiled-coil domain-containing protein, translating into MGKGVTVALVILLVLSLGANVVMFKSHADLASKALEAEQLQSEVKALRTNITLLQNNISSLQALVEMHKRNEATLEKVNKELENELVELKNKYNSLQLTLQDYQTMEANYEKYYEFSRKYFMLQDFLESVLTSDQETALKPHVLAAVSHPDYTANSLADITEYVADHVKYAQDQPVPLPPSPEELKYGYYSPMTAPNVFLPPADTIEKGYGDCDDINTLLAAMVKVYFKDVYGHDYAVYLVVGTRRHGSGHLFVMVPVKRGKIVILDASGSPYWTGKSLLDSLLGNDAAEAKPIREAWDEYRDRIGSSFDEIEIYYIDFYGDARKMFEGTPAEMLNWLEENTQ; encoded by the coding sequence ATGGGAAAAGGTGTTACTGTAGCGTTGGTGATTCTGCTAGTTCTTTCTCTAGGTGCGAATGTTGTAATGTTTAAGTCTCACGCTGATTTGGCCTCTAAGGCTCTTGAAGCTGAGCAGCTTCAGTCTGAGGTCAAGGCTTTGAGGACCAATATAACGCTCTTGCAGAACAACATCTCAAGCCTTCAGGCGCTCGTCGAGATGCACAAGCGGAATGAGGCGACGCTGGAGAAGGTGAACAAGGAGCTTGAGAATGAGCTTGTTGAGTTGAAGAACAAGTACAACTCTCTTCAGCTAACGCTCCAGGACTATCAAACAATGGAAGCCAACTATGAGAAATACTACGAGTTCTCAAGGAAGTATTTCATGCTTCAGGACTTCTTGGAGAGCGTGCTGACCTCTGACCAGGAAACTGCGCTGAAGCCGCACGTTCTGGCCGCTGTTTCCCACCCGGATTACACTGCCAATTCCCTGGCAGATATTACTGAGTACGTCGCAGATCATGTAAAGTATGCGCAGGATCAGCCGGTTCCACTCCCCCCTTCTCCAGAGGAACTTAAGTATGGTTATTATTCTCCAATGACGGCTCCAAATGTGTTCTTGCCGCCAGCGGATACAATAGAGAAGGGTTATGGTGACTGTGATGATATTAACACACTCCTTGCAGCCATGGTCAAGGTGTACTTCAAAGATGTCTATGGCCATGATTATGCTGTCTATCTCGTCGTAGGGACTCGCAGGCACGGTTCCGGCCATCTCTTTGTGATGGTGCCTGTCAAGAGAGGCAAGATTGTAATTCTGGACGCGTCAGGATCGCCATACTGGACTGGAAAGTCGCTCCTAGACTCCCTCCTTGGTAATGATGCCGCCGAGGCAAAGCCTATCAGAGAGGCATGGGATGAGTACAGGGACCGTATTGGTTCGTCTTTTGACGAGATTGAAATATACTACATTGACTTTTATGGTGATGCCAGGAAAATGTTTGAGGGCACTCCTGCGGAGATGCTCAACTGGTTGGAGGAGAACACGCAGTAA